Proteins encoded within one genomic window of Bacillus thuringiensis:
- a CDS encoding aldo/keto reductase — translation MERVQMAETLEFSRIIQGFWRLAEWNMTKQELLSFIEECMDMEITTFDHADIYGGYTCEGLFGEALQLKPSLRENMQIITKCGIAPPSPKFPERYVAHYNTSAEHIIQSAEASLKNLHTDYIDVLLIHRPDPYMDPNEVAEAFSRLKQEGKVRHFGVSNFLPSQFNMLSSYLDSPLITNQIEVSALQLEHFEKGTIDLCQEKRINPMIWSPLAGGEIFTGQSERAVRVRENVQKVATELGVNSIDTVMYAWLLAHPANMMPIVGSGKLDRVKTAALATKVNLDRQQWFTIFESSNGHPVP, via the coding sequence ATGGAACGAGTTCAAATGGCCGAAACGCTAGAATTTTCTCGCATTATTCAAGGTTTTTGGCGCTTAGCAGAATGGAATATGACGAAACAAGAATTACTTTCTTTTATTGAAGAATGCATGGATATGGAGATTACTACTTTCGATCACGCTGATATTTACGGCGGTTATACGTGTGAAGGGCTGTTCGGAGAGGCATTACAACTAAAGCCTTCCTTACGTGAAAACATGCAAATCATCACAAAATGTGGAATCGCTCCCCCATCACCAAAATTTCCAGAGCGGTATGTTGCTCACTACAACACTAGTGCAGAACATATTATTCAAAGTGCAGAAGCATCACTTAAAAATTTACATACGGATTATATTGATGTACTGCTCATTCATCGTCCTGATCCTTATATGGATCCAAATGAAGTAGCGGAAGCATTCTCACGCTTAAAGCAAGAAGGAAAAGTTCGTCACTTCGGTGTATCTAACTTTTTACCTTCTCAATTTAATATGCTTAGTTCGTACTTAGATTCCCCGCTTATTACGAATCAAATTGAAGTATCTGCACTGCAGCTTGAGCATTTTGAAAAAGGGACAATTGATTTATGTCAGGAGAAACGAATCAACCCAATGATTTGGTCACCACTTGCAGGTGGTGAAATTTTTACTGGTCAATCAGAACGCGCTGTACGTGTACGTGAAAATGTTCAAAAAGTTGCTACTGAGCTAGGTGTTAATAGCATCGATACTGTTATGTACGCATGGTTACTCGCTCATCCAGCTAATATGATGCCAATCGTTGGCTCTGGTAAATTAGATCGTGTAAAAACAGCCGCTCTTGCTACAAAAGTTAACTTAGATCGTCAACAATGGTTTACAATTTTCGAAAGCTCTAACGGGCATCCTGTGCCATAA
- a CDS encoding GNAT family N-acetyltransferase has protein sequence MNPLLFDFPSEFYTERLCIRMPKPGDGKVVYDAIQASMEELKPWMVFAQKEQTEEEVEESIRKSHIQFLQREDLRLLVFSKETGEFIASSGLHRINWDIPQFEIGYWIDLRFSGKGYMVEAAKGITDYAFSELKANRVEIRCDSLNKKSRAIPEKLGFKLEGILESASVAVDGNGLRDMCVFAMTRNTYEKEEL, from the coding sequence GTGAATCCATTATTATTCGATTTTCCTTCTGAATTTTATACTGAAAGGCTATGTATTCGAATGCCGAAACCGGGTGACGGTAAAGTTGTATACGATGCAATTCAAGCTTCTATGGAAGAATTAAAACCATGGATGGTTTTTGCTCAAAAGGAGCAAACAGAGGAAGAAGTAGAAGAAAGCATTAGAAAATCACATATCCAATTTTTGCAGCGTGAGGATTTAAGATTACTAGTTTTTTCGAAAGAAACAGGTGAATTTATTGCTTCTAGCGGATTACATCGTATTAATTGGGATATACCTCAATTTGAAATCGGGTATTGGATTGATTTAAGGTTTAGTGGAAAGGGCTATATGGTAGAGGCTGCGAAAGGTATAACGGATTACGCGTTTTCTGAACTGAAAGCAAACCGAGTAGAAATTCGTTGTGATTCTCTAAATAAGAAGAGTAGAGCCATACCAGAGAAATTAGGATTTAAGTTAGAAGGTATTTTAGAAAGTGCGAGTGTTGCGGTCGATGGAAATGGATTAAGGGATATGTGTGTATTTGCAATGACGAGAAATACATATGAAAAAGAAGAGCTGTAA
- a CDS encoding DUF3896 family protein: protein MKQTYDYHATKKYLEEKKQQLCNKLSNMHLSKKEREQLKLEIDNYEYILNVVEMNHYERGFSR from the coding sequence ATGAAACAAACTTACGACTACCACGCTACAAAGAAGTATTTAGAAGAAAAGAAACAACAGCTATGCAACAAACTTAGTAATATGCATCTATCTAAAAAAGAACGTGAACAACTAAAACTTGAGATTGATAACTACGAATATATTCTAAATGTAGTCGAAATGAATCATTATGAACGAGGATTTTCACGTTAA
- a CDS encoding flavin monoamine oxidase family protein: MQKDIMYNIEMDETLRVINNGLKKTTRPKRIIVVGAGMAGLVSASLLKAAGHEVKIFEANNRVGGRIETVRMEDTGLYLDVGAMRIPYSHILTMAYIRKFGLQVSSFINRNETDIIYVNGRKTTLKQYEKDPSILKYPVEMNEVGKTSEELLLLAVQPIINFIKKNPEKNWDVVVKDFGRYSTGQFLKYHPYQYNTYFSPVAIEMIGVLLDLEGFLERSFVETLRFLYIMQEESGFCEIVGGNDRLPKSFLPQLEENIIYNQKLMKLHQHDNGVTAFYRNEETFEYSSITGDLVIVTIPFSAMRFVEVDPFDSISHEKWKAIRELHYMPATKIGIQFKSRFWEEQGQLGGRIITDLPIRYAYYPSYGIGEKGPAMMLGSYTWSYDALLWDGLSKGDRIYYTLQNLATILGGQVYDEFLSGISKSWTLDPYALGGFALFQAGQESELQPVIVKPEGRIFFAGDHTTLYHGWIQGAIESGVRVAVEVNE; this comes from the coding sequence GTGCAGAAAGATATAATGTATAACATAGAGATGGATGAAACGTTAAGAGTTATAAATAATGGGTTAAAGAAGACGACTCGTCCGAAGCGAATTATAGTAGTAGGGGCCGGTATGGCTGGATTGGTTTCGGCATCTTTATTAAAAGCTGCCGGACATGAAGTGAAAATTTTTGAAGCAAACAACCGGGTAGGTGGGCGCATAGAGACGGTTAGAATGGAAGATACCGGATTATATTTGGATGTAGGGGCAATGAGAATTCCATATTCGCACATATTAACGATGGCGTATATAAGAAAATTTGGGCTGCAGGTAAGCTCTTTTATTAATAGGAATGAGACGGATATTATTTACGTAAATGGCCGGAAAACGACATTAAAACAATATGAAAAAGACCCAAGTATATTAAAGTATCCTGTGGAAATGAATGAAGTCGGGAAAACGTCTGAGGAGCTCTTATTGTTAGCGGTACAGCCAATTATAAATTTTATAAAAAAGAACCCAGAAAAAAATTGGGATGTTGTAGTAAAGGATTTTGGAAGATACTCTACAGGACAATTTTTAAAGTATCATCCTTATCAATATAATACGTACTTTTCGCCAGTAGCGATTGAAATGATTGGTGTTCTTTTAGACTTAGAAGGTTTTTTGGAAAGGTCGTTTGTTGAAACGTTGCGCTTTTTATATATTATGCAAGAGGAGAGTGGATTTTGTGAAATAGTAGGCGGGAATGATAGATTACCAAAGTCCTTTTTACCACAATTAGAAGAAAATATTATTTATAACCAAAAATTAATGAAACTGCATCAACACGATAATGGGGTGACGGCTTTCTATCGGAACGAAGAAACGTTTGAATATAGTAGCATAACTGGTGATTTGGTTATTGTTACGATTCCGTTTTCGGCAATGCGTTTTGTGGAAGTAGATCCATTTGATTCTATATCTCATGAAAAATGGAAAGCAATTCGTGAATTGCATTATATGCCTGCGACAAAAATAGGAATTCAATTTAAAAGTAGATTTTGGGAAGAACAAGGACAATTAGGTGGCAGAATTATAACGGATTTGCCAATTCGTTACGCCTATTATCCAAGCTATGGAATTGGAGAGAAGGGACCAGCTATGATGCTAGGAAGCTATACATGGTCATATGATGCGTTGTTATGGGATGGATTATCAAAGGGGGATCGTATTTATTACACATTACAAAACTTAGCAACGATATTAGGTGGTCAAGTATATGATGAATTCTTGTCTGGAATATCAAAAAGTTGGACATTGGATCCATATGCACTTGGAGGGTTTGCGCTATTTCAGGCAGGTCAAGAATCTGAGTTGCAACCAGTGATTGTCAAACCAGAGGGAAGAATATTCTTCGCTGGAGACCATACGACGTTATATCACGGTTGGATTCAAGGGGCAATTGAATCTGGGGTTCGTGTAGCGGTAGAGGTGAACGAGTAA